ACATTGTTGCAAAGCCTGTTCAACTAAGTATCGGTGACCATAAGTGAAAGGGTTAGCGTTCATAACGATCCCCCCAATTTTTTGTGTTGGAAGACTCTTTACTTGTGGTAATTGATCTAGATAATCATGAATATCTGGAGTTCCAGTCTCTAAAAAAGCGGCCTGGTGAGAATGTGCTAATTCATGAAAACCAACATGTTGAAAACTAGAGCTGTATTGAATTTTGGTAAAAACAAATAAATGAAAAATTTGACGTTGATATAATCTACTAGTTAATTCACTAATAATTTGATTAAATCGCGCTCCCGGAGTACTATCTAGCTGACAGACACCAACATATTTAATTACATTATGAGCTGCCGAAGCAGTGGCCACTAATTGATTATCTTCATAGAGACCTAACGTTAAGTCTAGCTGTTGAACTTCTGCTGGTGAAAAATTATTAATTCCTCGCTCCTCCAGGAATTGTTGCCAACTATTTTTAACATCGGAAAGCTGCAAATTTAATTCAACTATCGCCATAAAAGCCTCACTTTTGACCTTGAGAGTATTTTTGAACTGCATGACTAACTGTTGGAACTACTCGCTCATCAAAGACGTCTGGAATAATTTGTTGTGCTGTCGGTTGAGAAATAACATTCGCTAAAGCGACTGCAACTACTTGTTGTAATTGGGCGTCAACTCGTTTTAAATTGCTGGATAATAATCCTTTAAAAAGTCCTGGAAAAGCTAAAATATTATTTACTTGATTAGGATATTTACTGGATCCGGTGGCAATAACTGCAGCACCAGCTTGTTGGGCAACTGCTGGATCAATTTCTGGAATTGGATTAGCTAAAGCAAAAATAATAGGTTGAGTATTCATTTTTTGAACATCTTGGGATTGCAAAACATTTTTATCCGATAAACCAATAAAAACATCTTGATGTTCAATTACAGCTGCTAGTGGTTGACCTTGTAAATTAGTAGGCGTTTGCAAGAGTTTTGCTAAATTTCTTTGATAACTGTTATAATTCATATCAGTAGCAGTAATAACACCATGTTGATCAACTAAAATTAAATTTTTAATACCGATTTGATATAAAAGACGTGCAGTTGCTAAACCAGAAGCACCAACACCATTAACGACAATTTTCAAATCTGTTAGTTGCTTTTTTACTACTCGTGCGGCATTAATTAACCCCGCCAATACAACAATAGCAGTCCCCTCTTGATCATCATGATAAACCGGAATGTCCAAAACTTGGCTTAACTGCTCTTCAATTTCAAAACAGCGTGGAGCAGCAATATCTTCCAAATGAATCCCAGCAAAAGACAACGCAATGTTCTTGATAGTAGCAACTGCATCAGCAGTATCGACTTGATTTAAAGCCAACGGTATTGCATTGATATTAGCTAGATCCTTATATAGCAATGCCTTACCTTCAATAACGGGTAAACCTGCTGCAGGTCCAATATTACCTAGTCCTAAAACCGCTGTTCCGTCCGTTATTAACGCTACTAATTTACCACTCATTGTATACTTAGATTTGAGTGCTGGATGAGCTTCAATCTCTTTAGAGAGCATTGAAACACCAGGAGTATATGCTTGTGCTAATTCTGAACGATTGGTAACTGCTAAATTGGATTTAATATCTAAAACTCCAGTATGAGCTGCATGCAATTTCAAAATATCTTCTAATTCGCTCATTATTAGTCCCTTCTCCGTATTATAAACTTAACTTATCTTTAGTTTACTCGCGTTTTTTAAATTTATCAAATTAATTTAGAATTTTTGATAAATTTAAAATATTTTTCAAATTAAAAAATAATATGTTTGACAAACATGATTAAATTTAAGGAGAATTGCTGCTATGACTAATTTAAATTATCGCCAACAATTAGCTGACATT
The nucleotide sequence above comes from Bombilactobacillus bombi. Encoded proteins:
- a CDS encoding NAD(P)-dependent malic enzyme; amino-acid sequence: MSELEDILKLHAAHTGVLDIKSNLAVTNRSELAQAYTPGVSMLSKEIEAHPALKSKYTMSGKLVALITDGTAVLGLGNIGPAAGLPVIEGKALLYKDLANINAIPLALNQVDTADAVATIKNIALSFAGIHLEDIAAPRCFEIEEQLSQVLDIPVYHDDQEGTAIVVLAGLINAARVVKKQLTDLKIVVNGVGASGLATARLLYQIGIKNLILVDQHGVITATDMNYNSYQRNLAKLLQTPTNLQGQPLAAVIEHQDVFIGLSDKNVLQSQDVQKMNTQPIIFALANPIPEIDPAVAQQAGAAVIATGSSKYPNQVNNILAFPGLFKGLLSSNLKRVDAQLQQVVAVALANVISQPTAQQIIPDVFDERVVPTVSHAVQKYSQGQK